A single genomic interval of Hydractinia symbiolongicarpus strain clone_291-10 chromosome 8, HSymV2.1, whole genome shotgun sequence harbors:
- the LOC130653911 gene encoding uncharacterized protein LOC130653911, with product MATYGKIGEFDPATELWNNYIERVNQFYIANDIADATKKRAILLSSCGAKAYQLLRGLSNNDPASKSYDQLVQLMKDHLYPTPNSIAERFKFNTRDRQPSETISQYLAVLRRLSEHCEYGETLDDMLRDRLVCGIKEEKIQQKLLSEKDLTLAKALRIACSMESAASYSKSILQHQATGNISESVHALERARDNPGRDCYRCGGTKHTAEACPFKDAECYYCHKKGHTVEKCRQKKRNDEKSRPPRKPINQLESEHEGNVYKETVEQSDMFNLYKLEGSRVEPLFVNVSIEGKTIKKEVDTGASMSVISEKTLRKCIPELTIQPSNLKLKTFTGEIITPLGSAAVNVEHQKQKYTLSLTIVPGESPSLLGRDWLKVIKLDWPSLFQVKHSSNTNLQQILVQHAAVFTESMGLLKDFRVHIPVDSSVAPKFCKARPVPYALKDRIDTELDRLVQDGIYEPVEYSRWAAPIVPGVKSSQSWI from the exons ATGGCTACCTACGGAAAAATTGGAGAGTTTGATCCGGCAACGGAACTCTGGAACAATTACATCGAGAGAGTGAATCAGTTCTACATAGCAAATGACATTGCAGATGCCACCAAGAAGAGAGCAATCCTGCTGAGCTCATGTGGAGCCAAAGCCTACCAGCTGTTGAGAGGTTTGTCAAATAACGATCCTGCTTCCAAATCTTATGACCAGCTAGTACAATTAATGAAAGATCATTTATATCCCACTCCCAATTCGATAGCTGAGAGATTCAAATTCAACACTCGTGATAGGCAACCTTCTGAAACAATTTCCCAGTACTTGGCAGTTTTGCGTCGACTCAGTGAACATTGTGAGTATGGAGAAACACTGGACGACATGTTAAGAGATAGACTTGTTTGTGGTATTAAGGaggaaaaaatacaacaaaagctCCTGAGTGAGAAAGACCTCACCTTAGCCAAAGCCCTACGAATTGCATGTTCTATGGAATCAGCAGCAAGCTACTCCAAAAGCATTCTCCAACATCAAGCGACAGGCAACATTTCAGAGAGTGTCCACGCTTTGGAGAGAGCCCGAGACAACCCAGGGAGGGATTGCTATCGATGTGGAGGGACAAAACATACAGCAGAGGCATGTCCATTCAAGGATGCTGAATGTTATTATTGCCACAAAAAAGGACACACCGTTGAAAAATGTCGTCAAAAGAAACGAAATGATGAGAAATCCAGACCACCCCGGAAACCAATAAACCAACTGGAGTCCGAACATGAAGGAAATGTCTACAAAGAAACTGTTGAACAGTCCGATATGTTTAACCTGTATAAATTAGAAGGGAGCAGAGTTGAACCGCTTTTTGTAAATGTCAGTATTGAAGGAAAAACCATCAAGAAGGAGGTCGATACCGGTGCATCGATGTCGGTGATAAGTGAAAAAACATTACGGAAATGCATTCCAGAGTTGACCATCCAGCCTAGTAACTTAAAGTTAAAAACTTTTACAGGGGAAATCATAACACCCTTGGGATCAGCTGCTGTAAACGTTGAACACCAAAAACAGAAATACACACTGTCATTGACTATCGTACCCGGGGAATCTCCTTCATTGTTAGGTCGAGATTGGCTAAAAGTAATCAAGTTAGATTGGCCCAGTTTGTTCCAAGTCAAGCATTCTAGCAATACCAATCTACAGCAAATATTAGTACAGCATGCCGCCGTGTTTACGGAAAGTATGGGATTGCTGAAGGACTTTAGAGTCCATATTCCTGTGGACTCCTCTGTCGCACCAAAGTTTTGCAAAGCACGACCAGTCCCGTATGCCTTAAAAGACAGGATCGACACTGAACTTGATAGACTTGTACAAGATGGCATATATGAACCAGTTGAATATTCAAGATGGGCAGCCCCTATCGTACCG GGGGTGAAAAGTTCACAAAGCTGGATTTGA
- the LOC130654381 gene encoding 28S ribosomal protein S31, mitochondrial-like, which translates to MLYTILNLPFQNKLYYIIKMLRFGQNARVLFQRYHSRLLSTSKLLCKKNDDNQKSKNSNIQDLLSSMEESSREPVESLQNLMKSMKTKQQLAKTKKQTRLKLTKQDVRKHKEGEHFWFRQEETNSKLESDSAINDDTEQLENLMPEEDLTSRSIIENYNIEVSQKLQVSQLKDDILQRGDSRSVSKLMTALIDEIDEDLPNPEQKLKTLMNAMSKKAPEKSFQEEEQSTSLRDMKQRRRGVSLTFGETTNLFSGKLLQESTCVAEKVFLLEKKWQDDLQSLLPESIPQNSFEESMLDIDRQWRFPIDNEQDMGIEEETTFDQHVFLEYLLDEFPREGPIRKFMELVVTGLQQNPYLTVEEKESRVFWFRDYFQKFPEQDIML; encoded by the coding sequence ATGTTatatacaattttaaatttacctTTTCAGAACAAGTTATACTATATCATTAAAATGCTTCGTTTTGGTCAAAATGCAAGAGTTTTATTTCAAAGATATCATTCAAGATTATTATCAACATCAAAGttgttatgtaaaaaaaatgatgataacCAGAAAAGCAAGAATTCGAATATTCAAGACCTTCTTAGTTCTATGGAAGAATCTAGTAGAGAACCTGTAGAATCATTACAAAACCTAATGAAAAGTATGAAGACTAAACAACAACTTGCAAagactaaaaaacaaacaaggttGAAGCTTACGAAGCAAGATGTAAGGAAGCATAAAGAAGGAGAACATTTTTGGTTCAGACAAGAAGAAACCAATTCAAAGTTAGAGAGTGACAGTGCTATAAATGATGACACTGAACAGCTGGAAAATTTGATGCCTGAAGAGGATCTTACCAGTAGAAGTATTATTGAAAATTATAACATTGAAGTTAGCCAGAAACTTCAAGTTTCACAGCTAAAAGATGATATTCTCCAACGTGGAGACAGTAGGAGTGTATCCAAGTTGATGACAGCTTTGATTGATGAGATTGATGAAGATTTACCGAATCCAGAACAGAAACTGAAAACTTTAATGAATGCTATGAGCAAAAAAGCACCAGAAAAAAGTTTTCAAGAGGAAGAACAGTCTACCTCTCTACGTGATATGAAACAAAGAAGGAGAGGGGTTAGTTTAACATTTGGAGAAACAACAAATCTCTTTTCTGGCAAACTCTTACAAGAATCTACATGTGTTgcagagaaagtttttttacttgAGAAGAAGTGGCAGGATGACCTTCAATCTTTACTTCCAGAAAGCATTCCTCAAAACTCCTTTGAAGAAAGTATGCTAGATATTGATAGACAGTGGAGGTTTCCAATTGATAATGAACAAGATATGGGAATTGAAGAAGAAACGACATTTGATCAGCATGTATTTTTAGAATACTTACTAGACGAATTTCCAAGAGAAGGTCCTATTCGAAAATTCATGGAGTTGGTTGTTACAGGACTTCAACAAAATCCATATTTGACTGTAGAGGAAAAAGAAAGTAGAGTGTTTTGGTTTAgagattattttcaaaaatttccagAGCAAGATATTATGTTATAA